In Achromobacter xylosoxidans A8, a single window of DNA contains:
- a CDS encoding ABC transporter substrate-binding protein, with amino-acid sequence MNRNLWSRRALAALVCMTAAASATAADKVKVGLLTTLSGPGAALGNEIRDGFNLALQHTGGKLGGLPAEVVVADDQQKADAGRQAVERLLKRDRVDVMTGIVFSNVLLPVMPAILQSGTIYLSTNTGPENYAGAGCNPNFFAVAWQNEDIPAAMGKYASDQGYKSVALIAPDYPGGRESLNGFKRLYKGGLSEEIYTQLGQLDYGVEITRLRASKPDAVFFFLPGGMGVNFIKQFNGAGLSKEIALLAPGFSGDEDTIAAVGAPIEGMRNTSQWALELDNPANRKFVEDFKKTYNRSPTLYASQGYDAAMLLDSAVRQTGGKLEADALRPALRRADFKSVRGDFKFNRNQYPVQNYYLRIVEAGAGGKLSNKLSGTVLTQYQDPFAAACQMK; translated from the coding sequence ATGAATCGAAATCTATGGAGCCGGCGCGCGCTGGCTGCGCTGGTGTGCATGACGGCGGCGGCGAGCGCCACGGCGGCGGACAAGGTCAAGGTGGGCTTGCTGACCACGCTGTCGGGGCCGGGCGCGGCGCTGGGCAACGAGATCCGCGACGGCTTCAATCTGGCGCTGCAGCATACGGGCGGCAAGCTGGGCGGGTTGCCGGCGGAAGTGGTGGTGGCGGACGATCAGCAGAAGGCGGACGCCGGCCGCCAGGCGGTGGAGCGGCTGTTGAAGCGCGACCGGGTGGACGTGATGACGGGCATCGTGTTCTCGAACGTGCTGCTGCCGGTGATGCCGGCGATCCTGCAGTCGGGCACCATCTACCTGAGCACCAATACGGGTCCGGAGAACTACGCGGGCGCGGGCTGTAATCCGAATTTCTTCGCGGTGGCTTGGCAGAACGAGGATATCCCGGCCGCGATGGGCAAGTACGCCAGCGACCAGGGCTACAAGAGCGTGGCGCTGATCGCGCCGGACTATCCGGGCGGGCGGGAGTCGCTCAATGGTTTCAAGCGCTTGTACAAGGGGGGGCTTTCCGAAGAGATCTACACCCAGCTCGGGCAGCTGGACTATGGCGTGGAGATCACGCGGCTGCGCGCCAGCAAGCCGGATGCGGTGTTCTTTTTTCTGCCGGGCGGCATGGGCGTGAACTTTATCAAGCAGTTCAATGGCGCCGGGCTGTCCAAGGAGATCGCGTTGCTGGCGCCGGGTTTCTCGGGCGACGAGGACACGATCGCGGCGGTGGGTGCGCCCATCGAGGGCATGCGCAATACCTCGCAGTGGGCGCTGGAACTGGACAATCCGGCCAACCGCAAGTTCGTCGAGGACTTCAAGAAGACCTATAACCGCAGCCCCACGCTGTATGCCTCGCAGGGCTATGACGCGGCCATGTTGCTGGATAGCGCGGTACGCCAGACGGGCGGCAAGCTGGAGGCTGACGCGCTGCGTCCGGCGCTGCGGCGCGCGGATTTCAAGTCGGTGCGGGGCGATTTCAAGTTCAACCGCAACCAGTATCCGGTGCAGAACTATTACCTGCGCATCGTCGAGGCGGGGGCGGGGGGCAAGCTGTCGAATAAGCTGTCGGGCACGGTGCTGACCCAGTACCAGGACCCTTTCGCCGCAGCCTGCCAGATGAAGTAG